The following are encoded in a window of Cygnus atratus isolate AKBS03 ecotype Queensland, Australia chromosome 8, CAtr_DNAZoo_HiC_assembly, whole genome shotgun sequence genomic DNA:
- the SELP gene encoding P-selectin isoform X9, giving the protein MAVRAHASLPGTQGTAAGQRFAGRTGALGSRGVCYLGIAAITWGMVTQVEAWTYSYSDQGIYSWEQARNYCRTFFTDLVAIQNKEEIGYLNATLPFHKQYYWIGIRKQNSVWTWVGTNKALTKEAENWAKGEPNNRRSNQDCVEIYIKRQQEAGKWNDEPCNKRKTALCYKASCQASTCRPHGECVEVIKSYRCECHPGFEGDECGTAVQCPTLNPKGARMTCSHPFGDFRYNSTCDFVCPEGFERRGAGTLQCLASRQWSAETPTCAAVTCPELAAPRSGQVNCSHPHGASAFSSTCDFSCQEGFEVTGPERLWCTAGGAWSGAPPHCKAITCPVLRAPEHGEMNCSHLHENFSFSSTCAFSCQPGFELIGPESRECTAMGTWSEEPPQCKAITCPVLRAPEHGEMNCSHLHKNFSFSSTCAFSCQQGFELIGPESSECTAMGTWSGDTPQCKAITCPVLRAPEHGEMNCSHLHENFSFSCTCAFSCQPGFELIGPESRECTAMGTWSGDTPQCKAITCPVLRAPEHGEMNCSHLHENFSFSSTCAFSCQQGFELIGPESRECTAMGTWSGDTPQCKAITCPVLRAPEHGEMNCSHLHESFSFSSTCAFSCQPGFELTGPESSECTAMGTWSGDTPQCKAITCPVLRAPEHGEMNCSHLHGSFTFTSTCAFSCQPGFELIGPESRECTAMGTWSGDTPQCKAITCPMLRAPEHGKMNCSHLYGSFTFTSTCAFSCQPGFELKGSQSRVCMAMRTWTGDTPRCRAISCPVLEPPSRGRLNCSHPHGNFTYNSTCTFSCEDGFVQMGARLLRCQATGNWTSHSPVCKEDAAPFLKQVLVYTSSSALVVAGVVLSGTLLALLAKRLSDREEKKKLLNPTSDLGSPGVFTNVAYDSNL; this is encoded by the exons ATG GCTGTGCGCGCTCACGCCTCTCTCCCTGGCACGCAGGGCACCGCCGCGGGACAGCGCTTTGCTGGGAGGACGGGGGCTCTTGGCTCTCGTGGCGTCTGCTACCTGGGCATTGCTGCCATCACATGGG GCATGGTGACACAGGTGGAGGCCTGGACGTACAGCTACAGCGACCAAGGGATCTACTCATGGGAGCAGGCCAGGAACTACTGCCGgaccttcttcactgacctggTGGCCATCCAGAACAAGGAGGAGATCGGGTACCTGAACGCCACCCTGCCCTTCCACAAGCAGTACTACTGGATCGGCATCCGCAAGCAGAACAGCGTCTGGACCTGGGTGGGCACCAACAAGGCGCTGACAAAGGAGGCGGAGAACTGGGCGAAGGGGGAGCCCAACAACCGCCGCTCCAACCAGGACTGCGTGGAGATCTACATCAAGCGGCAGCAGGAGGCGGGCAAGTGGAACGACGAGCCCTGCAACAAGAGGAAGACGGCGCTGTGCTACAAAG cctcctgccaggCCTCCACCTGCCGCCCGCACGGCGAGTGCGTGGAGGTCATCAAGAGTTACAGGTGCGAGTGCCACCCCGGCTTCGAAGGGGACGAATGCGGTACCG CTGTGCAGTGCCCCACGCTCAACCCCAAAGGAGCACGCATGACCTGCAGCCATCCCTTCGGAGACTTCCGCTACAACTCCACCTGCGACTTCGTGTGCCCAGAGGGGTTTGAGCGGCGAGGTGCGGGCACGCTGCAGTGCCTGGCTTCACGGCAGTGGTCAGCGGAGACCCCCACGTGTGCAG CCGTCACCTGCCCCGAGCTGGCGGCTCCCAGAAGCGGCCAGGTCAATTGCTCCCACCCACATGGAGCCTCCGCCTTCAGCTCCACGTGTGACTTCTCCTGCCAGGAGGGCTTCGAGGTGACGGGACCGGAGAGACTGTGGTGCACGGCTGGGGGGGCCTGGTCGGGGGCACCCCCACACTGCAAAG CCATCACCTGCCCGGTGCTCAGGGCTCCAGAGCATGGAGAGATGAACTGCTCCCATCTTCATGAGAACTTCAGCTTCAGTTCCACGTGTGCCTTCTCCTGCCAGCCAGGGTTTGAGCTCATAGGGCCAGAAAGCCGTGAGTGCACAGCCATGGGGACCTGGTCCGAGGAACCTCCACAATGCAAAG CCATCACCTGCCCGGTGCTCAGGGCTCCAGAGCACGGAGAGATGAACTGCTCCCACCTTCACAAGAACTTCAGCTTCAGTTCCACGTGTGCCTTCTCCTGCCAGCAGGGGTTTGAGCTTATAGGGCCAGAAAGCAGTGAATGCACAGCCATGGGGACCTGGTCTGGGGACACCCCACAGTGTAAAG CCATCACCTGCCCAGTGCTCAGGGCTCCAGAGCACGGAGAGATGAACTGCTCCCACCTTCATGAGAACTTCAGCTTCAGTTGCACGTGTGCCTTCTCCTGCCAGCCAGGGTTTGAGCTTATAGGGCCAGAGAGCCGTGAATGCACAGCCATGGGGACCTGGTCTGGGGACACCCCACAATGCAAAG CCATCACCTGCCCAGTGCTCAGGGCTCCAGAGCATGGAGAGATGAACTGCTCCCACCTTCATGAGAACTTCAGCTTCAGTTCCACGTGTGCCTTCTCCTGCCAGCAAGGGTTTGAGCTCATAGGGCCAGAAAGCCGTGAGTGCACAGCCATGGGGACCTGGTCTGGGGACACCCCACAATGCAAAG CCATCACCTGCCCGGTGCTCAGGGCTCCAGAGCACGGAGAGATGAACTGCTCCCACCTTCATGAGAGCTTCAGCTTCAGTTCCACGTGTGCCTTCTCCTGCCAGCCAGGGTTTGAGCTCACAGGGCCAGAAAGCAGTGAATGCACAGCCATGGGGACCTGGTCTGGGGACACCCCACAGTGTAAAG CCATCACCTGCCCGGTGCTCAGGGCTCCAGAGCACGGAGAGATGAACTGCTCCCACCTTCATGGGAGCTTCACCTTCACCTCCACGTGTGCCTTCTCCTGCCAGCCAGGGTTTGAGCTTATAGGGCCAGAGAGCCGTGAGTGCACAGCCATGGGGACCTGGTCCGGAGACACCCCACAGTGTAAAG CCATCACCTGCCCAATGCTCAGGGCTCCAGAGCATGGAAAGATGAACTGCTCCCATCTCTATGGGAGCTTCACCTTCACCTCCACGTGTGCCTTCTCCTGCCAGCCAGGGTTTGAGCTGAAAGGGTCGCAGAGCCGTGTGTGCATGGCCATGAGAACCTGGACTGGGGACACCCCACGATGCAGAG CCATCAGCTGCCCAGTGCTGGAGCCCCCGAGCCGAGGCCGCCTGAACTGCTCTCACCCTCACGGCAACTTCACGTACAACTCCACCTGCACCTTTTCCTGCGAGGATGGATTTGTCCAGATGGGAGCACGGCTGCTCAGGTGTCAGGCCACGGGGAACTGGACCAGCCATTCCCCTGTCTGCAAAG AGGATGCTGCACCCTTCTTAAAGCAAGTCCTGGTTTacaccagcagcagtgctctggTGGTAGCTGGTGTTGTGCTCTCCGGGACGCTCCTTGCCTTACTCGCCAAACGGCTCAGCGACAGAG aggagaagaagaagctCCTGAACCCCACCAG CGACCTCGGATCACCAGGTGTCTTCACCAACGTAGCCTACGACTCCAACTTGTGA
- the SELP gene encoding P-selectin isoform X1 — translation MVGLLPSPGTARGLLGRGASASDPQLVQVPLWVHQIPVLQAVRAHASLPGTQGTAAGQRFAGRTGALGSRGVCYLGIAAITWGMVTQVEAWTYSYSDQGIYSWEQARNYCRTFFTDLVAIQNKEEIGYLNATLPFHKQYYWIGIRKQNSVWTWVGTNKALTKEAENWAKGEPNNRRSNQDCVEIYIKRQQEAGKWNDEPCNKRKTALCYKASCQASTCRPHGECVEVIKSYRCECHPGFEGDECGTAVQCPTLNPKGARMTCSHPFGDFRYNSTCDFVCPEGFERRGAGTLQCLASRQWSAETPTCAAVTCPELAAPRSGQVNCSHPHGASAFSSTCDFSCQEGFEVTGPERLWCTAGGAWSGAPPHCKAITCPVLRAPEHGEMNCSHLHENFSFSSTCAFSCQPGFELIGPESRECTAMGTWSEEPPQCKAITCPVLRAPEHGEMNCSHLHKNFSFSSTCAFSCQQGFELIGPESSECTAMGTWSGDTPQCKAITCPVLRAPEHGEMNCSHLHENFSFSCTCAFSCQPGFELIGPESRECTAMGTWSGDTPQCKAITCPVLRAPEHGEMNCSHLHENFSFSSTCAFSCQQGFELIGPESRECTAMGTWSGDTPQCKAITCPVLRAPEHGEMNCSHLHESFSFSSTCAFSCQPGFELTGPESSECTAMGTWSGDTPQCKAITCPVLRAPEHGEMNCSHLHENFSFSSTCAFSCQQGFELTGPETSECTAMGTWSGDTPQCKAITCPVLRAPEHGEMNCSHLHGSFTFTSTCAFSCQPGFELIGPESRECTAMGTWSGDTPQCKAITCPMLRAPEHGKMNCSHLYGSFTFTSTCAFSCQPGFELKGSQSRVCMAMRTWTGDTPRCRAISCPVLEPPSRGRLNCSHPHGNFTYNSTCTFSCEDGFVQMGARLLRCQATGNWTSHSPVCKEDAAPFLKQVLVYTSSSALVVAGVVLSGTLLALLAKRLSDREEKKKLLNPTSDLGSPGVFTNVAYDSNL, via the exons ATGGTAGGTCTGCTCCCCTCCCCGGGGACAGCTCGGGGTCTGCTTGGCAGGGGAGCATCAGCATCTGACCCACAGCTGGTGCAGGTGCCCTTGTGGGTGCACCAGATTCCTGTGTTGCAGGCTGTGCGCGCTCACGCCTCTCTCCCTGGCACGCAGGGCACCGCCGCGGGACAGCGCTTTGCTGGGAGGACGGGGGCTCTTGGCTCTCGTGGCGTCTGCTACCTGGGCATTGCTGCCATCACATGGG GCATGGTGACACAGGTGGAGGCCTGGACGTACAGCTACAGCGACCAAGGGATCTACTCATGGGAGCAGGCCAGGAACTACTGCCGgaccttcttcactgacctggTGGCCATCCAGAACAAGGAGGAGATCGGGTACCTGAACGCCACCCTGCCCTTCCACAAGCAGTACTACTGGATCGGCATCCGCAAGCAGAACAGCGTCTGGACCTGGGTGGGCACCAACAAGGCGCTGACAAAGGAGGCGGAGAACTGGGCGAAGGGGGAGCCCAACAACCGCCGCTCCAACCAGGACTGCGTGGAGATCTACATCAAGCGGCAGCAGGAGGCGGGCAAGTGGAACGACGAGCCCTGCAACAAGAGGAAGACGGCGCTGTGCTACAAAG cctcctgccaggCCTCCACCTGCCGCCCGCACGGCGAGTGCGTGGAGGTCATCAAGAGTTACAGGTGCGAGTGCCACCCCGGCTTCGAAGGGGACGAATGCGGTACCG CTGTGCAGTGCCCCACGCTCAACCCCAAAGGAGCACGCATGACCTGCAGCCATCCCTTCGGAGACTTCCGCTACAACTCCACCTGCGACTTCGTGTGCCCAGAGGGGTTTGAGCGGCGAGGTGCGGGCACGCTGCAGTGCCTGGCTTCACGGCAGTGGTCAGCGGAGACCCCCACGTGTGCAG CCGTCACCTGCCCCGAGCTGGCGGCTCCCAGAAGCGGCCAGGTCAATTGCTCCCACCCACATGGAGCCTCCGCCTTCAGCTCCACGTGTGACTTCTCCTGCCAGGAGGGCTTCGAGGTGACGGGACCGGAGAGACTGTGGTGCACGGCTGGGGGGGCCTGGTCGGGGGCACCCCCACACTGCAAAG CCATCACCTGCCCGGTGCTCAGGGCTCCAGAGCATGGAGAGATGAACTGCTCCCATCTTCATGAGAACTTCAGCTTCAGTTCCACGTGTGCCTTCTCCTGCCAGCCAGGGTTTGAGCTCATAGGGCCAGAAAGCCGTGAGTGCACAGCCATGGGGACCTGGTCCGAGGAACCTCCACAATGCAAAG CCATCACCTGCCCGGTGCTCAGGGCTCCAGAGCACGGAGAGATGAACTGCTCCCACCTTCACAAGAACTTCAGCTTCAGTTCCACGTGTGCCTTCTCCTGCCAGCAGGGGTTTGAGCTTATAGGGCCAGAAAGCAGTGAATGCACAGCCATGGGGACCTGGTCTGGGGACACCCCACAGTGTAAAG CCATCACCTGCCCAGTGCTCAGGGCTCCAGAGCACGGAGAGATGAACTGCTCCCACCTTCATGAGAACTTCAGCTTCAGTTGCACGTGTGCCTTCTCCTGCCAGCCAGGGTTTGAGCTTATAGGGCCAGAGAGCCGTGAATGCACAGCCATGGGGACCTGGTCTGGGGACACCCCACAATGCAAAG CCATCACCTGCCCAGTGCTCAGGGCTCCAGAGCATGGAGAGATGAACTGCTCCCACCTTCATGAGAACTTCAGCTTCAGTTCCACGTGTGCCTTCTCCTGCCAGCAAGGGTTTGAGCTCATAGGGCCAGAAAGCCGTGAGTGCACAGCCATGGGGACCTGGTCTGGGGACACCCCACAATGCAAAG CCATCACCTGCCCGGTGCTCAGGGCTCCAGAGCACGGAGAGATGAACTGCTCCCACCTTCATGAGAGCTTCAGCTTCAGTTCCACGTGTGCCTTCTCCTGCCAGCCAGGGTTTGAGCTCACAGGGCCAGAAAGCAGTGAATGCACAGCCATGGGGACCTGGTCTGGGGACACCCCACAGTGTAAAG CCATCACCTGCCCGGTGCTCAGGGCTCCAGAGCACGGAGAGATGAACTGCTCCCACCTTCATGAGAACTTCAGCTTCAGTTCCACGTGTGCCTTCTCCTGCCAGCAGGGGTTTGAGCTCACAGGGCCAGAAACCAGTGAATGCACAGCCATGGGGACCTGGTCTGGGGACACCCCACAGTGCAAAG CCATCACCTGCCCGGTGCTCAGGGCTCCAGAGCACGGAGAGATGAACTGCTCCCACCTTCATGGGAGCTTCACCTTCACCTCCACGTGTGCCTTCTCCTGCCAGCCAGGGTTTGAGCTTATAGGGCCAGAGAGCCGTGAGTGCACAGCCATGGGGACCTGGTCCGGAGACACCCCACAGTGTAAAG CCATCACCTGCCCAATGCTCAGGGCTCCAGAGCATGGAAAGATGAACTGCTCCCATCTCTATGGGAGCTTCACCTTCACCTCCACGTGTGCCTTCTCCTGCCAGCCAGGGTTTGAGCTGAAAGGGTCGCAGAGCCGTGTGTGCATGGCCATGAGAACCTGGACTGGGGACACCCCACGATGCAGAG CCATCAGCTGCCCAGTGCTGGAGCCCCCGAGCCGAGGCCGCCTGAACTGCTCTCACCCTCACGGCAACTTCACGTACAACTCCACCTGCACCTTTTCCTGCGAGGATGGATTTGTCCAGATGGGAGCACGGCTGCTCAGGTGTCAGGCCACGGGGAACTGGACCAGCCATTCCCCTGTCTGCAAAG AGGATGCTGCACCCTTCTTAAAGCAAGTCCTGGTTTacaccagcagcagtgctctggTGGTAGCTGGTGTTGTGCTCTCCGGGACGCTCCTTGCCTTACTCGCCAAACGGCTCAGCGACAGAG aggagaagaagaagctCCTGAACCCCACCAG CGACCTCGGATCACCAGGTGTCTTCACCAACGTAGCCTACGACTCCAACTTGTGA
- the SELP gene encoding P-selectin isoform X3: MAVRAHASLPGTQGTAAGQRFAGRTGALGSRGVCYLGIAAITWGMVTQVEAWTYSYSDQGIYSWEQARNYCRTFFTDLVAIQNKEEIGYLNATLPFHKQYYWIGIRKQNSVWTWVGTNKALTKEAENWAKGEPNNRRSNQDCVEIYIKRQQEAGKWNDEPCNKRKTALCYKASCQASTCRPHGECVEVIKSYRCECHPGFEGDECGTAVQCPTLNPKGARMTCSHPFGDFRYNSTCDFVCPEGFERRGAGTLQCLASRQWSAETPTCAAVTCPELAAPRSGQVNCSHPHGASAFSSTCDFSCQEGFEVTGPERLWCTAGGAWSGAPPHCKAITCPVLRAPEHGEMNCSHLHENFSFSSTCAFSCQPGFELIGPESRECTAMGTWSEEPPQCKAITCPVLRAPEHGEMNCSHLHKNFSFSSTCAFSCQQGFELIGPESSECTAMGTWSGDTPQCKAITCPVLRAPEHGEMNCSHLHENFSFSCTCAFSCQPGFELIGPESRECTAMGTWSGDTPQCKAITCPVLRAPEHGEMNCSHLHENFSFSSTCAFSCQQGFELIGPESRECTAMGTWSGDTPQCKAITCPVLRAPEHGEMNCSHLHESFSFSSTCAFSCQPGFELTGPESSECTAMGTWSGDTPQCKAITCPVLRAPEHGEMNCSHLHENFSFSSTCAFSCQQGFELTGPETSECTAMGTWSGDTPQCKAITCPVLRAPEHGEMNCSHLHGSFTFTSTCAFSCQPGFELIGPESRECTAMGTWSGDTPQCKAITCPMLRAPEHGKMNCSHLYGSFTFTSTCAFSCQPGFELKGSQSRVCMAMRTWTGDTPRCRAISCPVLEPPSRGRLNCSHPHGNFTYNSTCTFSCEDGFVQMGARLLRCQATGNWTSHSPVCKEDAAPFLKQVLVYTSSSALVVAGVVLSGTLLALLAKRLSDREEKKKLLNPTSDLGSPGVFTNVAYDSNL; this comes from the exons ATG GCTGTGCGCGCTCACGCCTCTCTCCCTGGCACGCAGGGCACCGCCGCGGGACAGCGCTTTGCTGGGAGGACGGGGGCTCTTGGCTCTCGTGGCGTCTGCTACCTGGGCATTGCTGCCATCACATGGG GCATGGTGACACAGGTGGAGGCCTGGACGTACAGCTACAGCGACCAAGGGATCTACTCATGGGAGCAGGCCAGGAACTACTGCCGgaccttcttcactgacctggTGGCCATCCAGAACAAGGAGGAGATCGGGTACCTGAACGCCACCCTGCCCTTCCACAAGCAGTACTACTGGATCGGCATCCGCAAGCAGAACAGCGTCTGGACCTGGGTGGGCACCAACAAGGCGCTGACAAAGGAGGCGGAGAACTGGGCGAAGGGGGAGCCCAACAACCGCCGCTCCAACCAGGACTGCGTGGAGATCTACATCAAGCGGCAGCAGGAGGCGGGCAAGTGGAACGACGAGCCCTGCAACAAGAGGAAGACGGCGCTGTGCTACAAAG cctcctgccaggCCTCCACCTGCCGCCCGCACGGCGAGTGCGTGGAGGTCATCAAGAGTTACAGGTGCGAGTGCCACCCCGGCTTCGAAGGGGACGAATGCGGTACCG CTGTGCAGTGCCCCACGCTCAACCCCAAAGGAGCACGCATGACCTGCAGCCATCCCTTCGGAGACTTCCGCTACAACTCCACCTGCGACTTCGTGTGCCCAGAGGGGTTTGAGCGGCGAGGTGCGGGCACGCTGCAGTGCCTGGCTTCACGGCAGTGGTCAGCGGAGACCCCCACGTGTGCAG CCGTCACCTGCCCCGAGCTGGCGGCTCCCAGAAGCGGCCAGGTCAATTGCTCCCACCCACATGGAGCCTCCGCCTTCAGCTCCACGTGTGACTTCTCCTGCCAGGAGGGCTTCGAGGTGACGGGACCGGAGAGACTGTGGTGCACGGCTGGGGGGGCCTGGTCGGGGGCACCCCCACACTGCAAAG CCATCACCTGCCCGGTGCTCAGGGCTCCAGAGCATGGAGAGATGAACTGCTCCCATCTTCATGAGAACTTCAGCTTCAGTTCCACGTGTGCCTTCTCCTGCCAGCCAGGGTTTGAGCTCATAGGGCCAGAAAGCCGTGAGTGCACAGCCATGGGGACCTGGTCCGAGGAACCTCCACAATGCAAAG CCATCACCTGCCCGGTGCTCAGGGCTCCAGAGCACGGAGAGATGAACTGCTCCCACCTTCACAAGAACTTCAGCTTCAGTTCCACGTGTGCCTTCTCCTGCCAGCAGGGGTTTGAGCTTATAGGGCCAGAAAGCAGTGAATGCACAGCCATGGGGACCTGGTCTGGGGACACCCCACAGTGTAAAG CCATCACCTGCCCAGTGCTCAGGGCTCCAGAGCACGGAGAGATGAACTGCTCCCACCTTCATGAGAACTTCAGCTTCAGTTGCACGTGTGCCTTCTCCTGCCAGCCAGGGTTTGAGCTTATAGGGCCAGAGAGCCGTGAATGCACAGCCATGGGGACCTGGTCTGGGGACACCCCACAATGCAAAG CCATCACCTGCCCAGTGCTCAGGGCTCCAGAGCATGGAGAGATGAACTGCTCCCACCTTCATGAGAACTTCAGCTTCAGTTCCACGTGTGCCTTCTCCTGCCAGCAAGGGTTTGAGCTCATAGGGCCAGAAAGCCGTGAGTGCACAGCCATGGGGACCTGGTCTGGGGACACCCCACAATGCAAAG CCATCACCTGCCCGGTGCTCAGGGCTCCAGAGCACGGAGAGATGAACTGCTCCCACCTTCATGAGAGCTTCAGCTTCAGTTCCACGTGTGCCTTCTCCTGCCAGCCAGGGTTTGAGCTCACAGGGCCAGAAAGCAGTGAATGCACAGCCATGGGGACCTGGTCTGGGGACACCCCACAGTGTAAAG CCATCACCTGCCCGGTGCTCAGGGCTCCAGAGCACGGAGAGATGAACTGCTCCCACCTTCATGAGAACTTCAGCTTCAGTTCCACGTGTGCCTTCTCCTGCCAGCAGGGGTTTGAGCTCACAGGGCCAGAAACCAGTGAATGCACAGCCATGGGGACCTGGTCTGGGGACACCCCACAGTGCAAAG CCATCACCTGCCCGGTGCTCAGGGCTCCAGAGCACGGAGAGATGAACTGCTCCCACCTTCATGGGAGCTTCACCTTCACCTCCACGTGTGCCTTCTCCTGCCAGCCAGGGTTTGAGCTTATAGGGCCAGAGAGCCGTGAGTGCACAGCCATGGGGACCTGGTCCGGAGACACCCCACAGTGTAAAG CCATCACCTGCCCAATGCTCAGGGCTCCAGAGCATGGAAAGATGAACTGCTCCCATCTCTATGGGAGCTTCACCTTCACCTCCACGTGTGCCTTCTCCTGCCAGCCAGGGTTTGAGCTGAAAGGGTCGCAGAGCCGTGTGTGCATGGCCATGAGAACCTGGACTGGGGACACCCCACGATGCAGAG CCATCAGCTGCCCAGTGCTGGAGCCCCCGAGCCGAGGCCGCCTGAACTGCTCTCACCCTCACGGCAACTTCACGTACAACTCCACCTGCACCTTTTCCTGCGAGGATGGATTTGTCCAGATGGGAGCACGGCTGCTCAGGTGTCAGGCCACGGGGAACTGGACCAGCCATTCCCCTGTCTGCAAAG AGGATGCTGCACCCTTCTTAAAGCAAGTCCTGGTTTacaccagcagcagtgctctggTGGTAGCTGGTGTTGTGCTCTCCGGGACGCTCCTTGCCTTACTCGCCAAACGGCTCAGCGACAGAG aggagaagaagaagctCCTGAACCCCACCAG CGACCTCGGATCACCAGGTGTCTTCACCAACGTAGCCTACGACTCCAACTTGTGA